The Sporomusa termitida genome has a window encoding:
- a CDS encoding ClbS/DfsB family four-helix bundle protein has protein sequence MQEYDSKEALIAAIQKAYTLFDKEFDDVPAEEINIRIKEVDRTPQEMLAYQLGWLNLILGWEQAELAGKKVITPSPDYKWNQLGPLYQQFYNEYRGYSLQDLRTLFKQSMEKWCAWLEQLSNEELFTANRRQWTVTNANWPLWKWVHINSVAPFKTFRAKLRKWKKHRP, from the coding sequence ATGCAAGAGTACGATAGTAAAGAAGCTCTAATCGCTGCAATTCAAAAGGCGTATACTCTTTTTGACAAAGAGTTTGACGATGTTCCGGCCGAAGAAATAAATATCCGTATTAAAGAAGTGGACCGAACGCCCCAGGAAATGCTTGCCTATCAGCTGGGCTGGCTAAATCTTATCTTGGGCTGGGAGCAAGCGGAGCTGGCCGGCAAAAAGGTGATTACTCCGTCCCCTGACTACAAATGGAACCAATTAGGGCCGCTTTATCAGCAGTTTTACAATGAATACCGCGGCTATTCCCTGCAAGACTTACGGACCTTGTTTAAGCAAAGTATGGAAAAATGGTGCGCCTGGCTTGAACAGTTAAGTAATGAGGAACTTTTTACAGCCAATAGGCGCCAGTGGACAGTAACAAATGCCAACTGGCCGCTGTGGAAATGGGTGCATATCAATTCAGTCGCACCTTTTAAGACATTCAGAGCTAAGCTTAGAAAGTGGAAAAAGCACCGGCCATGA
- a CDS encoding helix-turn-helix domain-containing protein yields the protein MKQICSTLAEKIQFMDIEHTHSHSFGHLILPLQGTLRLASGQRSLLLDYHHVLFLPPECEHSYYSKDRNEFLVFYIPYTLLSPNCADDDVKYLEFDDRWRALRFLMLNECEAEKTSTAALNQLLYYSFQLIQQQQEYPSVRYLHNHYHTSISLQTLAALEHYHAGYYSQWFQKKMGVSVQTYLQKLRLLAAKRLLRETNYSILAIAQQVGYEHQASLTRLFKQWEGLTPQAYRKDSVNK from the coding sequence GTGAAGCAAATCTGTTCAACCCTCGCTGAAAAAATACAGTTTATGGATATTGAGCATACGCACAGCCATTCATTTGGGCACTTAATTCTGCCATTACAGGGAACGTTGCGTTTAGCATCAGGGCAGCGGTCGCTGCTTCTGGACTATCACCATGTTCTTTTCCTGCCGCCGGAATGTGAGCACAGCTACTATTCCAAAGATCGAAATGAATTTTTGGTATTTTATATTCCCTATACCTTACTTTCGCCTAACTGTGCTGACGACGACGTAAAGTATTTGGAGTTTGACGACCGCTGGCGTGCCCTGCGGTTCCTGATGCTGAACGAGTGTGAGGCGGAAAAAACGAGTACCGCAGCTCTGAATCAGCTGCTCTATTATTCATTTCAATTAATCCAGCAGCAGCAGGAATATCCTTCTGTTCGCTATCTTCACAACCATTATCATACCAGCATCTCGCTGCAGACATTAGCGGCCTTAGAACATTATCATGCCGGTTATTACAGCCAGTGGTTCCAGAAGAAAATGGGAGTCAGCGTACAGACCTATCTGCAAAAGTTAAGACTGCTGGCAGCCAAACGATTGCTCCGGGAAACAAACTACAGTATACTGGCGATTGCCCAGCAGGTCGGCTACGAACATCAGGCATCCTTAACCAGGCTGTTCAAACAGTGGGAAGGACTAACGCCCCAGGCTTATCGCAAGGATTCTGTAAATAAGTAA
- a CDS encoding MFS transporter translates to MQKHYQLFLLSLAVFLLMTGDGMVLALLPKVVITQTNSSASVWYLAAAYALAQVLSQLPVGLLADRWGSKPFILLGYMLSTLAGLLFYFTNNVYLLLLGRVLQGIGEAPLLSLVPALLSVRYFANKGKAIGVYNAAIYLGLTLGPGFRVLLLKDWSDQQVFLLYAVFCFISMLIIGYGLQPSGDRRPTTGETISPSDYLLLIKNPQLAAVLWGITLYGAGFGLFMTVIPAFLLTVKGYSQASINLFFSAFYIAISLAQLTIGYLSDRLGRLLFMVTGMLVAAAGIAAAVYFHYFALTLILCFASFGLGAYYLASMAFLTERVPAGCKGAIAGIYYLFWGIGMFWGPMLLSGYIQATGYQSGFQLFSVMLLLQVILLLMTKSTPARLKSLS, encoded by the coding sequence ATGCAAAAACACTATCAACTGTTCCTATTGAGTCTCGCTGTTTTTTTACTGATGACAGGCGATGGCATGGTACTGGCTTTACTGCCCAAGGTTGTTATTACTCAGACCAACTCCAGCGCCTCTGTTTGGTACCTGGCAGCCGCATATGCCTTAGCCCAGGTATTGTCACAGCTGCCTGTCGGTCTGCTGGCCGACCGCTGGGGCTCCAAGCCGTTTATACTGCTGGGGTATATGCTAAGCACCCTTGCCGGCTTATTATTCTACTTTACAAATAATGTTTATTTGCTTCTTCTCGGCAGAGTATTGCAGGGAATTGGTGAGGCCCCCTTGCTAAGCCTGGTGCCGGCTCTATTGTCGGTCCGTTATTTCGCCAATAAGGGAAAAGCGATTGGTGTTTATAATGCTGCTATTTACCTGGGGCTGACTTTGGGGCCAGGCTTTCGCGTCCTGCTGCTGAAAGACTGGTCAGATCAGCAGGTGTTCTTGCTTTACGCCGTATTTTGCTTTATTAGTATGCTCATCATTGGCTATGGCCTGCAGCCCTCCGGGGACAGGCGGCCTACAACCGGAGAAACAATCTCGCCCAGTGATTACCTGCTGCTGATAAAAAACCCTCAGCTTGCGGCCGTCCTGTGGGGAATTACGTTGTATGGAGCAGGATTCGGCTTGTTTATGACCGTTATTCCCGCCTTTTTGCTGACTGTGAAAGGATATAGTCAAGCCAGTATTAACCTCTTTTTCTCAGCGTTTTATATTGCAATCAGCCTGGCTCAGCTAACCATCGGCTACCTGTCTGATCGGCTGGGGCGCCTATTATTTATGGTCACCGGTATGCTTGTCGCCGCTGCCGGTATTGCCGCAGCCGTGTATTTTCATTATTTTGCCCTCACGCTGATCTTGTGTTTCGCCAGTTTTGGCTTAGGCGCCTATTATCTCGCTTCTATGGCTTTTTTAACGGAAAGAGTACCGGCAGGATGCAAGGGAGCCATTGCCGGCATTTATTATCTGTTCTGGGGGATCGGCATGTTTTGGGGGCCGATGCTGTTGTCCGGCTACATCCAAGCCACCGGCTATCAAAGCGGCTTCCAGTTATTTTCCGTAATGCTGCTCCTGCAAGTTATTCTTCTGCTAATGACGAAATCTACCCCGGCAAGACTAAAAAGCCTCAGCTAA
- a CDS encoding endonuclease MutS2, giving the protein MHHHTTLEFDKIKQLLADQALSDQGKACCLALAPSVNEAEVKRCLDETTQAKRMLQQTGTPPLPSMTQLQKAIVLIEIDALLMPEQIVQVATFLVACRRMKAYLKKAEAADAPIAWYGEGINALPGLEHEIARCIRNNAVDDQASEQLAAIRRRMEGTVAAVKTKLAALLRKNKAWFSESFVSLRNGRYTLPVKREHKNDVAGTIVDLSQTGATCFIEPAAVGRLQSELAALQMEEDNEVRRILYSLTAHIADNLAIIRVNIETMEKLDFLFAKGKLSLTMNAAPVSINAGREIRLIKARHPLLPPAAAIPLDFAIGAQTTGVIITGPNTGGKTVALKTIGLLSLMAQSGLHVPADEDSSLCLHNLILCDIGDKQSIKENLSTFSSHMKNIIEILEQANHESLVLLDELGSGTDPAEGMGLAVAILDELSAQKCLFVVTTHYSEIKAYAANKPGLVNARMAFDKESLLPLYRLEIGKAGDSCALYIAERLGMQPHLILRAHAAAYGVAQGVAKPAQPPQRAPDQKNGRPVPRIEREKPPAPTSCRGKFAVGDSVMVYPHKEIGIVYAGANARGEVGVQLRDSKKIINHKRLKLQVAASELYPDNYDFSIVFDSVTNRKARKLMEKRHVKDTVLIVKEGDEQN; this is encoded by the coding sequence ATGCATCATCATACAACACTTGAATTTGATAAAATAAAACAACTGCTGGCAGATCAGGCGCTGTCCGATCAAGGGAAGGCCTGTTGTCTTGCCCTGGCTCCGTCTGTAAATGAGGCTGAAGTAAAGCGCTGCCTCGACGAAACCACTCAGGCAAAACGTATGCTTCAACAAACTGGTACACCGCCGCTGCCGTCAATGACGCAACTACAAAAGGCAATTGTCCTGATTGAGATTGATGCCCTGCTTATGCCGGAGCAGATTGTACAGGTGGCGACCTTTCTGGTGGCTTGCCGCCGCATGAAAGCATATCTTAAAAAAGCCGAGGCGGCAGATGCTCCCATCGCCTGGTATGGTGAAGGGATAAATGCATTGCCCGGGCTTGAGCATGAGATTGCCCGCTGCATCAGAAATAACGCGGTGGATGACCAGGCATCAGAACAGCTTGCGGCTATTCGCCGGCGAATGGAGGGTACCGTGGCAGCCGTTAAAACCAAGCTTGCTGCACTGCTTAGAAAAAACAAAGCCTGGTTTTCCGAAAGCTTTGTTTCCCTGCGCAATGGCCGCTATACGCTGCCGGTCAAACGGGAACACAAGAATGATGTTGCCGGTACAATTGTCGATCTGTCGCAAACCGGAGCGACCTGTTTCATTGAACCAGCCGCTGTGGGCAGGCTGCAGTCGGAGCTTGCCGCCCTGCAAATGGAAGAAGACAATGAAGTCAGGCGTATTCTGTATTCGCTGACAGCCCATATTGCCGATAATCTGGCCATTATCAGGGTAAATATAGAAACAATGGAGAAACTGGATTTTTTGTTCGCCAAAGGCAAGCTTAGCCTGACGATGAATGCAGCTCCTGTCAGCATAAATGCCGGCCGGGAGATCCGCCTTATCAAGGCCAGGCACCCCTTACTCCCGCCAGCTGCCGCGATTCCCCTGGATTTTGCAATTGGCGCCCAAACGACGGGTGTGATTATTACCGGCCCGAATACAGGCGGCAAAACGGTGGCGCTAAAAACCATCGGCTTGCTGTCGCTTATGGCGCAGAGTGGGCTGCATGTTCCCGCCGATGAAGACAGCAGTTTATGTCTGCATAATTTAATATTATGCGACATTGGCGACAAGCAGAGCATTAAGGAGAATCTCTCGACATTTTCCTCCCACATGAAAAATATTATTGAAATACTGGAGCAGGCCAATCACGAATCGCTGGTGCTGCTTGACGAACTTGGTTCGGGAACAGACCCCGCAGAAGGAATGGGCCTGGCAGTTGCGATTTTAGATGAACTCAGCGCCCAAAAATGCCTGTTTGTGGTGACCACCCATTATTCCGAGATCAAGGCATACGCGGCAAACAAGCCCGGGCTTGTCAATGCCCGCATGGCCTTTGACAAAGAGAGCCTTCTTCCGCTCTATCGCCTTGAAATCGGCAAGGCCGGTGATAGCTGTGCGCTGTATATTGCGGAACGGCTGGGCATGCAGCCGCACTTGATCCTGCGGGCTCATGCGGCTGCCTATGGCGTTGCCCAGGGAGTGGCCAAACCCGCCCAGCCGCCTCAACGGGCCCCGGACCAGAAGAACGGCAGGCCGGTCCCCCGCATTGAACGAGAAAAACCGCCGGCCCCAACCTCCTGCCGTGGGAAATTTGCTGTTGGTGACAGTGTAATGGTCTATCCGCATAAAGAAATCGGCATTGTCTATGCCGGCGCCAATGCAAGGGGCGAGGTGGGCGTTCAACTCAGGGACAGTAAAAAAATAATTAATCATAAACGGCTAAAGCTGCAGGTGGCCGCCAGCGAACTGTACCCGGATAATTATGATTTTTCTATTGTCTTTGACAGCGTAACCAACCGGAAAGCCCGCAAGCTGATGGAAAAACGGCATGTAAAGGACACTGTTCTCATCGTCAAGGAAGGGGATGAACAAAATTAG
- a CDS encoding AraC family transcriptional regulator: MNEKIQFLRAKDIPELELYRNAGVARAVSRHIHRVFSLSVAEAGVGIHETRQGKQYLTPGCILVVNVDETHSSSVPAGYTYSSRSLRIDPVLLSTLLQQITGRRQETIQLQQPVIYHQALASQIRSLHSSLGEAGSRLEKEGLLLDTLAKLYACYAREGLKSAAPGKEDTSVSRVCEYLQDCFQENVSLAQLAAIAGLSPFHLARVFTKETGVPPHTYQLQVRLKKATDLLAAGKPLVEVALATGFCDQSHFQKAFKRKFGLTPGKYEW, translated from the coding sequence GTGAACGAGAAGATTCAGTTTTTGCGAGCTAAGGACATACCGGAGCTGGAGTTATACCGGAACGCTGGTGTGGCCCGGGCCGTTTCCCGGCACATCCACCGGGTCTTTAGCCTGAGTGTGGCGGAAGCGGGAGTAGGGATTCATGAGACTAGGCAGGGGAAACAGTATCTAACACCTGGCTGCATTCTGGTTGTAAATGTTGATGAGACACACAGCAGCAGCGTACCGGCTGGCTATACCTATTCAAGCCGCTCCCTGCGGATAGATCCTGTGCTGCTGAGTACGCTGCTGCAGCAAATTACTGGCCGGCGGCAGGAGACTATCCAGCTTCAACAGCCGGTCATTTATCATCAGGCACTGGCCTCACAAATTCGCAGCTTACACAGTAGTCTGGGGGAAGCCGGATCAAGGCTGGAAAAGGAAGGCCTGTTGCTGGATACGCTGGCGAAGCTTTATGCCTGTTACGCCCGTGAAGGGCTAAAATCTGCTGCCCCCGGCAAGGAAGATACCTCGGTATCGCGCGTTTGTGAATATCTGCAAGACTGCTTCCAGGAAAATGTATCACTGGCGCAGTTAGCGGCCATTGCGGGCCTCAGTCCGTTTCACTTAGCCCGCGTATTTACAAAAGAAACCGGTGTGCCGCCTCATACCTACCAGCTTCAGGTCCGCTTAAAAAAAGCCACTGATTTGCTGGCTGCCGGTAAACCGCTGGTAGAGGTAGCCCTTGCCACCGGCTTTTGTGATCAAAGTCACTTCCAGAAAGCCTTTAAAAGAAAATTTGGCCTTACTCCCGGAAAATACGAATGGTAA
- a CDS encoding MaoC family dehydratase: MIQDIKFTDLKIGDKASMAKTVTEYDIYTFAGVTGDFNPIHIDAEYAKTTMFQERIAHGMLAAGFISAVIGTALPGANSIYVGQELAFKAPVKIGDTVTATVEVIEKMAAKQRVILRTTVTNQDGTLVVDGKATMLKK; this comes from the coding sequence GTGATTCAGGATATTAAATTCACCGATCTTAAAATCGGCGATAAAGCCAGTATGGCCAAAACAGTAACAGAATACGACATTTATACGTTCGCCGGCGTGACCGGCGACTTCAATCCTATCCATATTGATGCCGAATATGCCAAAACCACTATGTTCCAGGAGCGCATCGCCCACGGGATGCTGGCGGCCGGGTTTATCTCGGCGGTTATCGGCACCGCGCTGCCTGGCGCCAATTCAATCTATGTGGGGCAGGAACTGGCTTTCAAAGCGCCGGTAAAAATCGGCGATACCGTCACCGCCACTGTGGAAGTCATTGAAAAGATGGCGGCAAAGCAGCGCGTCATCCTCAGAACCACAGTGACCAACCAGGACGGAACCCTTGTGGTTGACGGCAAGGCCACCATGTTGAAGAAATAG
- a CDS encoding acyl-CoA dehydrogenase: MHFELTEEQQMLQKMVREFGEKEVAPGAAARDENEEFARGLYDAMGDLGLTGLCFPEQYGGADGDYLSYIVAVEELSRFDDSVGITLATSVSLCQWPILAYGTEAQKQKYLIPLVAGKTLGAFGLTEPNAGTDAAAQQTVAVDNGDHYLLNGSKIFITNGGEAETYVIFAMTDRAKGVKGITAFLLEKGMPGFTFGKKEHKLGIRGSITMELIFQDVKVPQANRLGQEGEGFKIAMSTLDGGRIGVAAQALGIAQAAFDHAVKYAKERTQFGKPIAANQAVAFMLADMATKVEAARYLVYRAAFLKDQGRPFAKEAAMAKMYASDVAMAVTTDAVQIFGGYGYSREYPVERLLRNAKITQIYEGTNQVQRIVIASALLR, encoded by the coding sequence GTGCATTTTGAACTTACCGAAGAGCAACAAATGCTGCAAAAAATGGTGCGCGAGTTTGGCGAGAAAGAGGTGGCGCCCGGGGCAGCGGCACGGGATGAAAATGAAGAGTTTGCCCGCGGCTTGTATGACGCCATGGGGGATCTGGGCCTGACGGGCCTGTGTTTTCCGGAGCAGTACGGCGGCGCTGACGGCGATTACCTGAGCTATATTGTGGCCGTCGAGGAACTGTCCCGTTTTGACGACAGTGTCGGCATAACCCTGGCGACTTCGGTCTCTTTATGCCAGTGGCCTATCCTGGCCTATGGCACCGAGGCGCAGAAGCAAAAATACCTCATACCGCTGGTGGCGGGAAAAACCCTGGGCGCTTTCGGCCTGACCGAGCCCAATGCCGGCACCGACGCCGCCGCCCAGCAGACCGTGGCTGTCGATAACGGCGACCATTACCTGCTAAATGGCAGTAAAATCTTTATCACCAACGGCGGTGAAGCCGAGACCTATGTAATTTTCGCCATGACCGACAGGGCCAAAGGGGTAAAAGGGATAACGGCTTTCCTGCTGGAAAAGGGCATGCCCGGCTTTACGTTCGGCAAAAAAGAGCACAAACTGGGAATCCGCGGTTCGATCACCATGGAACTCATATTCCAGGATGTGAAAGTCCCCCAAGCAAACAGGCTGGGCCAAGAGGGCGAGGGCTTTAAAATTGCCATGAGCACCCTGGACGGCGGCCGGATCGGCGTGGCCGCGCAGGCTTTGGGCATTGCTCAGGCCGCTTTTGACCATGCGGTCAAATACGCTAAAGAAAGGACCCAGTTTGGCAAGCCGATCGCCGCCAATCAGGCTGTCGCCTTTATGCTGGCCGATATGGCCACCAAGGTGGAGGCCGCCCGCTATCTGGTTTACCGCGCCGCTTTCCTGAAAGATCAGGGCCGGCCTTTTGCCAAGGAAGCGGCTATGGCCAAAATGTATGCGTCTGATGTGGCAATGGCTGTCACTACCGATGCCGTGCAGATTTTCGGCGGCTACGGCTATTCGCGCGAATATCCGGTGGAACGGCTGCTGCGCAACGCTAAAATTACTCAGATCTATGAAGGGACCAATCAGGTGCAGCGCATTGTTATTGCCAGCGCTTTGTTACGGTAA
- a CDS encoding indolepyruvate oxidoreductase subunit beta, translated as MKFDLVIAGVGGQGNILASQVIAKCAMDAGYNVVNTETKGAAQRGGSVLSHVRIADGEIYSPLVPQGQADVLLGFEPLEALRYISMLNPAGRYIINTAPVPTILANLLVDEYPSQAAMVAAIQAKGLAGYFLNATQQAKAIGDVLLTNVIMLGAFTALTAILPATAVLNKLLTMVNASFHEADTRAFQCGRTLIQT; from the coding sequence GTGAAATTTGATTTAGTAATTGCCGGCGTCGGCGGCCAGGGAAATATACTGGCATCGCAGGTTATCGCCAAATGTGCAATGGACGCCGGTTATAACGTGGTCAACACCGAAACCAAAGGCGCGGCGCAGCGGGGCGGTTCGGTACTGTCCCATGTGCGGATCGCCGACGGCGAAATCTATTCGCCCCTTGTCCCCCAGGGCCAGGCCGATGTGCTGCTTGGTTTTGAACCGCTGGAAGCACTGCGCTATATAAGCATGCTAAACCCGGCGGGCAGATACATCATCAACACAGCGCCGGTGCCGACTATCCTGGCCAACCTCCTGGTTGACGAATATCCCTCCCAGGCGGCTATGGTGGCTGCCATACAGGCCAAGGGCCTTGCCGGCTATTTCCTGAATGCCACGCAACAGGCCAAAGCCATTGGCGACGTATTACTGACCAATGTAATCATGCTGGGGGCTTTTACCGCCCTTACCGCTATCCTGCCGGCCACGGCAGTACTCAATAAATTGCTCACCATGGTAAATGCCAGCTTTCATGAGGCCGACACCAGGGCGTTCCAGTGCGGGCGCACCCTGATCCAGACCTGA
- a CDS encoding indolepyruvate ferredoxin oxidoreductase subunit alpha, whose product MQKQFMLGNEAIARGAVEAGVKVVAGYPGTPATEIVDHCAGFAGVYAEWSTNEKHAFEVAAAGSLTNQRSLAVMKHNGTNAAADFLMHINFTGIKAGMVLISADDPGGLSSQCEEDTRVLIHTYGHLPVFDPASVQEAYEMTKAAYALSERTEVLFALRPVMRINHAGAMVTYSGEVEFAGRQPEYIPDRSRFVMSAVVEKELGGELRPKMRHRWLNEKQTELKALMAESPFNWAEPADGEVGFIGCGIGYAFLKEAEQILGQKLPILKLSTLPLPEKKILEFVQGRTKVVIFEEIEPVVETLIKELCFENKVSLAILGRDTFLPKEGELSANLILTAVNAALAGQAYPLQAAQYIPARTRTQCVGCSHRGLLIALKEVTRKNGGVVTGDIGCHDAGTFEPMKLQTTIYCMGSSIPMAYGIKAAGFDKPTYALIGDSTFFHNGLTGLASAIFNCAEVTVVIGYNSTTAMTGFQPHPGSTNNLTRAGLAPMDPGVVAAAMGARVYRCNPYQVAETVRVLTEATAQPGVKVVVAEALCYLKFGREGKISYTPHQVQVDNDVCNGCSLCVRTFGCPAITIAGEKAVIDTSSCNGCGVCAAVCKRGALK is encoded by the coding sequence ATGCAAAAACAGTTTATGCTGGGCAATGAGGCCATTGCCCGGGGCGCGGTGGAAGCCGGCGTGAAGGTAGTAGCCGGCTATCCCGGCACGCCGGCAACGGAAATTGTCGATCACTGTGCCGGTTTTGCCGGCGTATATGCAGAATGGTCGACAAACGAAAAGCACGCCTTTGAGGTGGCGGCGGCCGGCTCGCTGACCAACCAGCGGTCGCTGGCGGTCATGAAGCACAATGGCACGAACGCGGCGGCCGACTTTTTAATGCACATCAATTTTACCGGCATTAAAGCCGGTATGGTGCTGATTTCGGCTGACGATCCGGGCGGACTTTCATCGCAGTGTGAGGAAGATACCCGGGTACTCATCCATACCTACGGGCATTTGCCGGTATTTGACCCGGCCAGTGTGCAGGAAGCCTATGAAATGACCAAGGCGGCCTATGCGCTGTCGGAAAGAACCGAGGTATTGTTCGCGCTGCGGCCGGTTATGCGCATTAATCATGCCGGCGCCATGGTGACCTACAGCGGCGAAGTGGAATTTGCCGGCCGGCAGCCTGAATATATTCCCGACCGCAGCCGCTTTGTCATGTCCGCTGTGGTCGAGAAAGAACTTGGCGGCGAATTGCGGCCCAAAATGCGTCATCGCTGGCTGAACGAAAAGCAAACCGAGCTTAAGGCGCTCATGGCAGAGTCCCCGTTTAACTGGGCGGAGCCCGCTGACGGCGAGGTCGGCTTTATCGGCTGCGGCATCGGTTACGCGTTCCTTAAGGAAGCGGAGCAGATACTGGGCCAAAAGCTGCCCATCCTCAAGCTCTCCACGCTGCCGCTGCCTGAGAAAAAAATCCTGGAATTCGTCCAAGGCCGCACCAAGGTGGTCATTTTTGAAGAAATTGAGCCGGTTGTGGAAACCCTGATCAAAGAACTGTGCTTTGAAAACAAAGTCAGTCTGGCGATACTTGGCCGCGATACCTTCCTGCCCAAAGAAGGCGAACTCTCCGCCAATCTCATTCTTACCGCCGTCAACGCCGCGCTGGCCGGCCAGGCTTATCCGCTGCAGGCCGCGCAGTATATTCCGGCCCGGACCCGGACGCAGTGCGTGGGCTGCAGCCATCGCGGCCTGCTGATTGCCCTTAAGGAGGTTACCCGGAAAAACGGCGGCGTGGTGACCGGTGATATCGGCTGTCACGATGCCGGGACTTTTGAACCGATGAAGCTGCAAACCACCATCTACTGTATGGGGTCCTCCATTCCCATGGCTTACGGTATTAAAGCAGCCGGTTTTGACAAACCAACCTATGCGCTGATTGGCGACTCGACCTTCTTCCATAATGGCCTGACGGGTTTGGCCAGCGCCATTTTTAACTGCGCTGAGGTTACCGTTGTGATCGGCTATAACTCGACCACGGCTATGACCGGCTTCCAGCCGCATCCGGGCAGCACCAACAATCTGACCCGGGCCGGCCTGGCGCCGATGGACCCGGGCGTGGTGGCCGCGGCCATGGGGGCCAGGGTTTACCGCTGCAACCCTTATCAGGTGGCAGAAACCGTCAGGGTGCTTACCGAGGCAACCGCCCAGCCGGGGGTAAAGGTGGTTGTGGCCGAAGCCCTGTGTTACCTGAAATTCGGGCGGGAAGGGAAAATCTCCTATACCCCGCACCAGGTACAGGTTGACAATGACGTCTGCAACGGCTGCAGCCTTTGTGTCCGTACCTTCGGCTGCCCGGCTATTACCATTGCCGGGGAAAAGGCGGTAATCGACACCAGCAGCTGCAACGGCTGCGGCGTATGTGCAGCTGTATGCAAAAGGGGGGCGCTCAAGTGA